A single Bacteroidota bacterium DNA region contains:
- a CDS encoding DNA alkylation repair protein → MVTHIQKVLEEISNPEIAIHSQRFFKTGPGEYGEGDIFRGIRVPEQRKIAKRFKDTSLTDVETLLHSPYHEDRLVALLILVEKFKKKDDALRQAIYDLYLENTAYINNWDLVDSSAHKIVGPFLENRDRSILYKLVKSPMLWERRIAMMCTYHFIKKDDYADTLQLAEILLNDKEDLIHKVVGWMLRELGKRNFDLEDGFLLQHYKKMPRTMLRYAIEKFPEERRQGYLKGTL, encoded by the coding sequence AAATCCAGAAATAGCCATACATTCGCAGCGATTCTTCAAAACAGGACCTGGGGAATACGGTGAAGGAGATATTTTTCGAGGTATTCGGGTACCTGAACAGCGCAAAATTGCCAAGCGTTTCAAAGATACCAGTCTGACCGACGTAGAAACCCTGCTGCATTCTCCCTACCATGAAGACCGCCTGGTTGCGCTGCTGATTCTCGTCGAGAAGTTCAAAAAGAAAGATGATGCGCTGCGCCAAGCCATCTATGATCTGTATCTTGAAAACACGGCCTATATCAACAACTGGGACCTTGTAGATTCTTCTGCACACAAAATTGTTGGCCCCTTCCTCGAAAACCGCGACCGCAGCATACTATACAAACTCGTCAAATCCCCTATGCTTTGGGAGCGACGCATCGCGATGATGTGCACGTATCATTTTATTAAAAAAGATGACTATGCGGATACGCTCCAGTTGGCAGAAATTCTACTTAATGACAAAGAGGACTTGATCCACAAAGTGGTAGGCTGGATGTTGCGTGAATTGGGCAAGCGAAATTTTGATCTTGAGGATGGGTTTCTGTTGCAGCACTACAAGAAAATGCCCCGTACCATGCTACGTTACGCGATCGAAAAATTCCCAGAGGAACGCCGGCAGGGGTACTTAAAGGGGACCCTCTAA